In the genome of Raphanus sativus cultivar WK10039 chromosome 4, ASM80110v3, whole genome shotgun sequence, one region contains:
- the LOC108854959 gene encoding jacalin-related lectin 22-like, with amino-acid sequence MARMYKKLAIFGCEGGREWDDDAQEGLRKVYVGQDLSRITYIEFEYVKEDGEVVTREYGTISQDPREVPNCIYPPFRLTTGPTTSLITQRPDPFLFLVHTDAQLA; translated from the exons ATGGCGAGGATGTACAAGAAGCTGGCAATTTTTGGCTGTGAAGGAGGACGTGAATGGGACGACGATGCACAAGAAGGTTTGAGAAAAGTGTATGTTGGGCAAGATCTCTCACGTATCACTTACATCGAATTCGAATACGTGAAGGAAGACGGTGAAGTGGTAACACGTGAATATGGGACAATAAGTCAAGACCCTAGAGAGGTTCCCAACTGCATTTACCCTCCATTCAGACTGACAACTG GTCCTACGACGTCGCTAATAACGCAACGACCAGACCCTTTCCTTTTTCTGGTACATACAGATGCACAATTGGCATGA
- the LOC130511355 gene encoding uncharacterized protein LOC130511355, with the protein MTTLLASKRLRPTLLLYHRFLINPKPFSSQQPQSPLITNQNDVVDDADVIRVLIGRRNDPVSALEYCSWVRPLNQIRHGGDLFWVLTHILATSPQTRDRARNLLVLFVSANPELPPSVIVKHLLDSAQRFDLGLDPHGFNYLLNAYTRNKRIYDALECFSLMVDRKVVHFVCYVNSLLSSLVKSNEIGEAKEIYNEMVEMGVSGDNVMAQLLMRGCLRERRPVEAVRIFRRSSRYGLMYSLAVQAACKIPDLGMALGLLGEMREELGVCGSHETAPSFISHAQIHLCFLNSRVNLRRTLRLSYPAAHLSRSSRFTATSPCSSSHKAPTFVIPIFSSSYSSSSEKHPPSSPPLTRSAALVGQDDAPINSSSKVLTLPTVLTLGRVAAVPLLVSTFYVDGWWGTTATTSIFVAAAVTDWLDGYLARKMKLGSAFGAFLDPVADKLMVAATLILLCTKPIDVAVLGPVPWLLTVPSIAIIGREITMSAVREWAASQNGKLLECRMARSVWSWIALCVCRTIGLVFSRLYEEDLESTAEVGGSFFYLYLICFAFNIHFGYGECLGHRLYREHKTM; encoded by the exons ATGACAACTTTATTGGCTTCCAAGAGACTCCGCCCAACTCTTCTCCTCTATCATCGCTTcctcataaaccctaaacccttttCTTCCCAACAACCTCAATCTCCTCTGATTACAAACCAAAACGACGTCGTCGACGACGCTGACGTAATCAGAGTCCTTATAGGCCGCAGAAACGACCCCGTTTCAGCTCTTGAGTACTGCAGCTGGGTCAGACCTCTGAACCAGATCCGCCACGGAGGAGACCTCTTCTGGGTGCTCACCCACATCCTCGCCACCTCTCCCCAGACCCGCGATCGCGCCAGAAACTTACTCGTGCTGTTCGTCTCAGCGAACCCAGAACTCCCTCCATCGGTAATTGTTAAGCATCTGTTGGATTCGGCTCAAAGGTTCGATCTTGGACTCGACCCACATGGTTTTAACTACTTGCTCAACGCTTATACACGGAACAAGAGAATATACGATGCTTTAGAGTGTTTTAGCCTCATGGTGGATCGAAAGGTTGTTCATTTCGTGTGTTATGTGAACAGTTTGTTGAGTTCTTTGGTCAAGAGTAATGAGATTGGCGAAGCTAAGGAGATTTACAACGAGATGGTTGAGATGGGTGTTAGTGGTGATAACGTCATGGCTCAGTTGTTGATGAGAGGTTGTTTGAGGGAACGGAGGCCTGTAGAGGCTGTGAGGATTTTCAGGAGGAGTAGTAGATACGGTTTGATGTACAGTCTCGCTGTTCAAGCTGCTTGTAAGATTCCTGATTTGGGGATGGCTTTGGGTTTGTTGGGAGAGATGAGGGAGGAGTTGGGTGTTTGCGGGTCTCATGAGAC TGCTCCTTCATTCATCAGCCATGCTCAGATCCACCTTTGCTTCCTTAATAGTCGCGTCAATTTGCGGCGCACGTTACGTCTCTCTTACCCTGCGGCGCATCTTAGCCGTTCCTCACGCTTCACAGCCACTTCCCCTTGCTCCTCCTCCCATAAAGCTCCAACCTTTGTGATACCCATCTTCTCTTCCTCTTATTCCTCTTCGTCGGAGAAACACCCACCATCATCGCCGCCCCTTACCCGATCAGCAGCCCTCGTGGGACAAGACGACGCACCCATCAACTCTTCTTCCAAAGTTCTTACATTGCCCACCGTCCTAACCCTTGGTCGCGTCGCTGCCGTTCCCCTTCTCGTCTCCA CCTTCTACGTTGATGGATGGTGGGGAACAACTGCGACCACAAGCATCTTCGTTGCAGCTGCTGTTACAGACTGGCTTGACGGCTATCTTGCACGCAAG ATGAAGTTAGGTTCTGCGTTTGGAGCGTTTTTGGATCCTGTTGCAGATAAG CTTATGGTCGCAGCTACATTGATCTTACTCTGTACAAAGCCTATCGACGTTGCTGTGTTAGGACCAGTTCCGTGGTTACTAACGGTACCGTCTATTGCAATCATTGGTAGAGAG ATTACCATGTCTGCGGTTAGAGAATGGGCTGCATCTCAAAATGGAAAGCTATTAGAG TGTCGGATGGCTCGCAGCGTCTGGAGCTGGATTGCTTTATGTGTCTGCAGGACTATCGGTTTGGTCTTTAGCCGTTTATATGAGGAAGATTTGGAAAGTACTGCTGAAGTAGGTGGtagttttttttatctatatctgatttgttttgcttttaacATCCATTTTGGATATGGAGAGTGTCTCGGTCATCGCCTGTACAGGGAGCACAAAACTATGTAG
- the LOC130511628 gene encoding regulator of nonsense transcripts UPF2-like, producing MLLQQTQCVQASLLTVKSTNQKEAANLEEKQDIKRLVLEYNVRERDEEESNGLGTQVLNWGPGGGRGSRHRFVYHQGGGGSYHS from the exons ATGCTTCTTCAGCAGACACAATGCGTCCAGGCATCTCTTCTAACGGTAAAG AGCACAAACCAGAAAGAAGCTGCGAATTTGGAAGAGAAACAAGACATAAAGAGGTTAGTACTCGAGTACaatgtgagagagagagacgaagagGAATCTAATGGGTTAGGGACACAAGTACTGAATTGGGGACCTGGAGGAGGCAGAGGATCTCGTCACCGGTTTGTTTACCATCAAGGAGGTGGTGGTTCGTATCATTCTTGA
- the LOC108854958 gene encoding jacalin-related lectin 23 — protein MNTSVEATYDNPKFFRNTVITSLKFETSKGRTSVFGYEVGKKFVLGQNGGRLLGFHGKEGEAIDALGGYFEHTPVPTPTPVIGDPWGDYGIYDGVKKITIGLYEEGVAFLKFVYIKGNGLVTGDDHGKITSLGAEEIVLEDGEYLKGIKGYYRPIPGAPFGKIVSIKFKTNRRETPLYGLDSGEKYSFEEKDHKITGFSGRATDVIYDISPMSRRI, from the exons atgaacACATCAGTGGAAGCAACCTATGATAATCCAAAGTTTTTCCGCAATACCGTCATAACTTCACTTAAGTTTGAAACATCAAAGGGCAGAACATCAGTCTTTGGGTATGAAGTGGGTAAGAAGTTTGTGCTGGGGCAAAATGGGGGTAGGCTTCTCGGATTCCATGGAAAAGAAGGTGAAGCTATTGATGCTCTTGGAGGTTATTTTGAACACACTCCTGTTCCCACTCCCACTCCAGTGATAGGAGATCCATGGGGTGATTACGGTATCTACGACGGTGTCAAGAAGATAACAATAGGACTATACGAAGAAGGTGTAGCCTTTCTCAAGTTTGTGTACATTAAAGGCAATGGCCTAGTAACTGGTGATGACCATGGGAAGATAACTTCACTCGGAGCTGAAgag ATTGTTCTTGAGGATGGTGAATATCTAAAAGGCATAAAAGGCTACTATAGACCTATACCTGGTGCACCATTTGGAAAGATTGTGTCTATTAAGTTCAAGACGAACAGAAGGGAGACACCTCTGTATGGATTGGATTCTGGTGAGAAGTACTCGTTCGAGGAGAAAGACCACAAGATCACAGGCTTCTCTGGACGAGCTACCGATGTTATTTACGATATCAGCCCCATGTCCAGGCGCatctag
- the LOC130511627 gene encoding jacalin-related lectin 22-like produces MGRMYQKLSLCGGEGGSEWDDGVYEGVKKVYVGQDLSRITYIKFEYVKEDGDVVTREYGTITQDPREFVIEYPDEHITAVEGSYNKVALIAMEVITSLVFKTSEGRMSPTFGPNLFGVVNGTKFKLEDEGKKIVGFHGRSDKAVDALGVYLELDSLTTPFPIYKLEAQGGKEGSVWDDGCFDGVRTVRVGQDDCRITYLEFEYAKGARFETRHHGVKGETQSEFVVNFMNEHITSVEATYDNPKFFRNTVITSLKFETSKGRTSVFGYEVGKKFVLGQNGGRLLGFHGKEGEAIDALGGYFEHTPVPTPTPVIGDPWGDYGIYDGVKKITIGLYEEGVAFLKFVYIKGNGLVTGDDHGKITSLGAEEIVLEDGEYLKGIEGYYRPIPGAPFGKIVSIKFKTNKRETPLYGLDSGEKYSFEEKDHKITGFSGRATDVIYDISPMSRRI; encoded by the exons ATGGGGAGAATGTACCAGAAGCTGTCTCTTTGCGGTGGTGAAGGTGGGAGTGAATGGGACGACGGTGTATACGAGGGTGTAAAGAAAGTGTATGTTGGGCAAGATCTCTCACGTATCACTTACATCAAATTCGAATACGTGAAGGAAGACGGCGACGTTGTAACACGTGAATATGGGACAATAACTCAAGACCCTAGAGAG TTTGTGATTGAATATCCGGATGAACACATCACAGCGGTGGAGGGAAGCTATAATAAAGTGGCTCTGATAGCCATGGAGGTGATCACGTCCCTCGTTTTCAAGACCTCAGAGGGTAGAATGTCTCCAACGTTTGGTCCAAACTTGTTCGGAGTTGTCAATGGTACAAAGTTTAAGTTGGAGGACGAGGGAAAGAAGATCGTAGGTTTCCATGGAAGGTCTGATAAAGCTGTCGACGCTCTTGGAGTTTACCTTGAACTAGACTCTCTGACCACGCCTTTCCCTATTTACAAGCTGGAAGCCCAAGGTGGTAAAGAGGGGAGTGTTTGGGACGATGGTTGTTTCGACGGTGTTAGGACGGTGCGTGTTGGTCAAGATGATTGTCGTATCACTTATTTGGAGTTTGAGTACGCGAAAGGTGCGAGGTTTGAGACACGACACCATGGGGTGAAAGGAGAAACCCAATCTGAG TTTGTGgttaattttatgaatgaacACATCACATCGGTGGAAGCAACCTATGATAATCCAAAGTTTTTCCGCAATACCGTCATAACTTCACTTAAGTTTGAAACATCAAAGGGCAGAACATCAGTCTTTGGGTATGAAGTGGGTAAGAAGTTTGTGCTGGGGCAAAATGGGGGTAGGCTTCTCGGATTCCATGGAAAAGAAGGTGAAGCTATTGATGCTCTTGGAGGTTATTTTGAACACACTCCTGTTCCCACTCCCACTCCAGTGATAGGAGATCCATGGGGTGATTACGGTATCTACGACGGTGTCAAGAAGATAACAATAGGACTATACGAAGAAGGTGTAGCCTTTCTCAAGTTTGTGTACATTAAAGGCAATGGCCTAGTAACTGGTGATGACCATGGGAAGATAACTTCACTCGGAGCTGAAgag ATTGTTCTTGAGGATGGTGAATATCTAAAAGGCATAGAAGGCTACTATAGACCTATACCTGGTGCACCATTTGGAAAGATTGTGTCTATTAAGTTCAAGACGAACAAAAGGGAGACACCTCTGTATGGATTGGATTCTGGTGAGAAGTACTCGTTCGAGGAGAAAGACCACAAGATCACAGGCTTCTCTGGACGAGCTACCGATGTTATTTACGATATCAGTCCCATGTCCAGGCGCatctag
- the LOC108854956 gene encoding jacalin-related lectin 23: MARMYKKLAICGGEGGREWDDDVFEGVRKVYVGQDLSRISYIKFEYVKVDGAVITREYGTIHQQPKEFELYPDEHIKAVEGSYKSVALCATEVITSLVFKTSKGRTSPTFGANLFGTKFIFEETQGKKIVGFHGRSGNALDAIGVYFALDSLTTPTPVYKLEAQGGTEGRVWDDGFYDGVKTMRIGQDNSRITYLECEYVKGGKLETRCHGKKGEKQFEIVLVPGEYIKSVEATYDKTSFFRNTVLTSLKLETSAGRTSFFGYKTGKMFVLKQKDRRLVGFHGREGDAIDAVGAYFAPIPTPVPVIPATKLPAVGGKGGVAWDDGVYDGVRKIYVGQGNDGVSFVKFEYVKGTNLVSGDDHGKKTILGAEEFVLEDGEYLTVLEGYYDKIFGVQEPVIISLKFKTNKRDSIPFGMNSGEKFSLGEKGHKIVGFHGQASDVLHSVGVTVVPITPTK, encoded by the exons ATGGCGAGGATGTACAAGAAGTTGGCAATTTGCGGCGGTGAAGGAGGACGTGAATGGGACGACGATGTATTCGAAGGCGTGAGAAAAGTGTACGTTGGGCAAGATCTCTCACGTATCAGTTACATCAAATTCGAGTACGTGAAGGTAGACGGTGCAGTAATAACACGTGAATATGGGACAATACATCAACAACCTAAAGAG TTTGAACTTTACCCTGATGAACACATCAAAGCGGTGGAGGGAAGCTACAAGTCAGTGGCTCTGTGTGCCACCGAGGTAATCACGTCCCTAGTCTTCAAGACGTCGAAGGGTAGAACGTCTCCAACCTTTGGTGCGAACTTGTTCGGTACAAAGTTCATTTTTGAGGAAACTCAAGGTAAGAAGATCGTAGGGTTTCATGGACGGTCAGGTAATGCTCTGGACGCTATTGGAGTTTACTTTGCACTGGACTCTCTGACTACACCGACCCCTGTTTACAAGCTGGAAGCTCAAGGTGGTACAGAGGGGCGTGTTTGGGATGATGGTTTTTACGATGGTGTTAAAACCATGCGGATTGGTCAAGATAATAGCCGTATCACTTATTTAGAGTGTGAGTACGTGAAAGGTGGGAAATTGGAGACGCGTTGCCATGGGAAGAAAGGAGAAAAACAATTTGAG ATTGTGCTTGTCCCGGGTGAATACATCAAATCGGTGGAAGCAACTTATGATAAGACAAGCTTCTTTCGCAACACGGTCCTTACGTCGCTTAAGCTCGAAACATCAGCGGGGAGAACAAGTTTCTTTGGGTATAAGACGGGTAAAATGTTTGTCCTGAAACAAAAGGATCGAAGACTTGTGGGATTCCATGGAAGAGAAGGCGACGCTATTGATGCAGTTGGAGCCTATTTTGCACCTATTCCTACTCCTGTTCCTGTGATTCCAGCCACAAAACTACCAGCGGTAGGTGGAAAGGGAGGAGTTGCATGGGATGATGGTGTCTACGATGGTGTTAGGAAGATATACGTAGGACAAGGTAATGATGGTGTGTCCTTTGTTAAGTTTGAGTACGTTAAAGGGACAAACTTGGTATCTGGAGATGACCATGGGAAGAAGACAATACTCGGAGCTGAAGAG TTTGTGTTAGAAGATGGTGAATACCTCACGGTTTTGGAAGGCTACTACGATAAGATCTTTGGAGTGCAGGAACCGGTGATTATCTCTCTTAAGTTCAAGACAAACAAAAGGGATTCAATTCCGTTTGGAATGAATTCCGGTGAGAAGTTCTCACTCGGGGAGAAAGGCCACAAGATCGTCGGGTTCCATGGGCAAGCTAGTGATGTTCTTCACAGTGTTGGAGTTACTGTTGTTCCCATCACCCCTACCAAGTGA